The following proteins are encoded in a genomic region of Verrucomicrobiota bacterium:
- a CDS encoding endonuclease/exonuclease/phosphatase family protein: MRFISSIPIILFFLFACPLHGQDTQTNAASTFSVASYNIRNWTSTDREIDGKYVKDAEKPPSEKKAVVSILKSMNPDILIVQEMGDDKYFEDFKNQLKENGLEYAYSERVTGASPRISQVILSRYPVLSSTPRTNDVFEISGRQEGVQRGFIDCTIQISKEIKLKVMGVHLKSKRGSDSSTFPSILRRREALALRGYIVDFLTTNPDGYIIIGGDFNDSYGSEPLKTIIGERRSENKLYDLWLYDWLGDRWTHNFDSRREYSQLDFLMVNQNLFKHFLADQSFVYREHPGDPDYLKYTSASDHRPIMAVFSIKPVYTSKPFRARTDKSEEKAIKKAESQSK; this comes from the coding sequence ATGCGGTTCATCAGCAGCATCCCCATTATCCTGTTTTTCTTGTTTGCCTGTCCGCTCCACGGACAAGACACGCAAACTAATGCCGCCAGCACTTTTAGTGTGGCGAGTTATAATATCAGGAACTGGACCTCCACCGACCGTGAAATCGATGGGAAATACGTAAAAGACGCAGAAAAACCACCCTCGGAAAAAAAAGCGGTCGTCTCGATCCTCAAGAGCATGAATCCCGACATCCTCATCGTTCAGGAAATGGGTGATGATAAATATTTTGAAGATTTTAAAAACCAGCTCAAGGAAAACGGGCTCGAATATGCTTATAGCGAACGCGTCACGGGAGCCAGCCCCCGGATTTCGCAGGTGATCCTCAGCCGTTACCCGGTCCTGAGCAGCACCCCGCGCACCAATGATGTTTTCGAGATCAGCGGCAGACAAGAGGGCGTCCAAAGGGGATTCATCGACTGCACTATCCAAATCTCAAAGGAAATCAAGCTCAAGGTCATGGGGGTACACCTCAAGTCAAAGCGGGGCTCGGACAGTAGTACATTCCCCTCGATCCTCCGCAGGCGGGAAGCCCTCGCCCTGCGTGGTTATATTGTCGATTTCCTCACGACGAATCCTGACGGATACATCATTATCGGCGGGGACTTTAATGACAGTTATGGGAGCGAACCCCTCAAAACAATCATCGGCGAGAGGCGTTCGGAAAATAAACTTTATGATCTGTGGCTCTACGACTGGCTCGGGGACCGTTGGACCCATAATTTCGACAGCCGCCGGGAATACTCCCAGCTCGACTTTCTGATGGTGAATCAGAACCTCTTTAAACATTTTCTGGCCGATCAATCCTTTGTTTACCGGGAACATCCCGGTGACCCCGACTATCTCAAATACACATCAGCCTCCGACCACCGTCCGATCATGGCCGTTTTTTCCATTAAACCCGTTTACACTTCAAAACCCTTCCGCGCCCGCACAGACAAGAGCGAAGAAAAAGCCATAAAAAAAGCCGAGTCCCAATCCAAATAA
- a CDS encoding adenylate/guanylate cyclase domain-containing protein, with protein MTSDIRQPGSVAPQKKPESGEMLISTFISGSPSDKDHEQNGYSMSKPDSRGNKIQRSLFVKSFLPVFALLLSFALFFLQQHEWMPLVNLEKQTISERFKWRGPLPKDDRIIILAIDDVSKELDAGKLREDEIQIAPLQLMLKGWPFPRETYSYVIDRLIQSGAKVVAFDMLFPSESIHGKKDDEKLAQALEENYSQVVVGANIQNAKTPGVSETGNLNGISLPVDSLMLEHSSEYVGFVNYFPGIDGVIRYAVQEVSKEVLAGASQTTDIQEWQQKYFSWDAQVAKKVDPSIRLRPYLNPGMINYQGPAGSYREYSLYEMFLPSFWESNFKNGAFFKGKIVLIGPTGNWTQDYHETPYGQMAGVEIHANAIATILRDNYLNELFKWWTNALIILFSILAVVMTVQFARNIWLSAVGFLVILICFCVIGQIAFEKYLLIIPMAWALVGIIMMEGVGLVYRITIEKMEQSRIRSTFDRFVSKNVASYILKNREEYEQALGGVRKPVTVLFSDIRGFTTMTESADAGALVEQLNEYFSEMVPCVFRHGGTLHKFIGDAVMAVWGDTHSLGLKEDALAALRSICEMTELLRKLNVKWKAVGKEELKIGVGLNHGDVIVGYIGSPERMEFTVIGDAINLGSRLEGATKEFKTDKLIGESVAQFVREEFWLQSAGVVKVKGKTKPVGVFIPICEKGKEPPDFRQSWLEKYEKAYALYMDKQFVQAKITFESCLEEVPDSALSMTYLDVCEVLINDPPDDTWNGTIEMKTK; from the coding sequence GTGACATCCGACATTCGGCAACCGGGCTCGGTCGCCCCACAGAAAAAGCCTGAAAGCGGCGAGATGCTCATTTCTACCTTCATTTCTGGCTCGCCAAGCGACAAGGATCATGAGCAAAATGGGTATTCTATGAGTAAACCGGACAGTCGGGGAAATAAAATCCAGAGGAGTCTCTTTGTGAAGAGTTTCCTCCCGGTCTTTGCTTTGCTTTTGAGTTTTGCACTCTTTTTCCTCCAGCAGCACGAGTGGATGCCTTTGGTGAATCTGGAAAAACAAACAATTAGCGAGAGATTCAAGTGGCGTGGGCCTTTGCCCAAAGATGATCGGATTATTATTTTAGCGATTGATGATGTTTCTAAAGAACTGGATGCAGGCAAACTCCGTGAGGATGAAATACAAATAGCCCCGTTGCAATTAATGCTTAAAGGATGGCCTTTCCCGCGTGAAACATATTCTTATGTGATTGATCGTCTCATCCAGTCAGGAGCAAAGGTGGTGGCATTTGATATGCTTTTTCCTTCTGAAAGTATTCATGGAAAAAAAGATGATGAAAAGCTCGCTCAAGCCCTGGAGGAAAATTATTCACAAGTCGTCGTTGGCGCAAATATTCAAAATGCTAAGACTCCCGGGGTGAGTGAAACGGGTAACTTGAATGGTATTTCCCTGCCGGTCGACAGCTTGATGTTGGAGCATTCTTCTGAATACGTTGGATTTGTGAATTATTTTCCAGGGATTGACGGGGTCATCCGGTATGCGGTCCAGGAAGTTTCAAAGGAAGTGCTTGCGGGTGCGTCACAGACTACGGATATTCAGGAATGGCAACAAAAGTATTTCTCTTGGGACGCGCAAGTGGCAAAAAAAGTCGATCCTTCCATACGATTGAGACCTTATTTGAATCCGGGAATGATTAATTACCAAGGCCCTGCCGGTAGTTACCGGGAGTACTCCCTCTATGAGATGTTCCTTCCGTCGTTTTGGGAGAGTAACTTTAAAAATGGTGCATTTTTTAAGGGGAAAATCGTTTTGATCGGTCCCACCGGAAACTGGACGCAGGACTATCATGAGACCCCCTATGGACAGATGGCCGGGGTAGAGATCCATGCGAATGCCATAGCGACTATTTTAAGGGATAATTATTTGAACGAACTGTTTAAATGGTGGACGAATGCACTCATTATCCTTTTTTCCATTCTAGCCGTGGTCATGACGGTGCAATTTGCGCGGAATATCTGGCTCAGTGCAGTGGGATTTCTGGTTATCTTGATTTGTTTCTGTGTCATCGGGCAAATTGCTTTCGAGAAATACCTTTTGATTATCCCGATGGCGTGGGCATTGGTCGGGATTATTATGATGGAGGGGGTGGGGTTGGTTTACCGGATCACGATTGAAAAGATGGAGCAGAGCAGGATCCGATCTACCTTTGACCGGTTTGTCTCGAAAAATGTCGCCAGTTATATCCTGAAAAACCGGGAGGAATATGAGCAGGCCCTCGGAGGGGTGCGTAAACCCGTGACGGTTCTTTTCTCCGATATCCGGGGATTTACCACGATGACCGAGTCTGCCGATGCCGGTGCCCTCGTGGAACAGCTGAATGAATACTTTAGCGAAATGGTGCCGTGTGTCTTCCGTCATGGTGGCACACTCCATAAATTTATCGGGGACGCTGTGATGGCAGTCTGGGGGGATACCCATTCCCTCGGGCTAAAGGAAGACGCGCTGGCCGCACTGCGTTCCATCTGCGAAATGACCGAGCTTTTGCGCAAGCTCAATGTCAAATGGAAAGCTGTCGGCAAGGAAGAGCTCAAAATCGGGGTGGGTCTGAACCATGGTGATGTGATCGTCGGATATATTGGCTCGCCTGAAAGGATGGAGTTTACCGTGATCGGCGATGCGATCAATCTGGGCTCGCGTCTCGAAGGGGCGACAAAGGAGTTTAAAACCGATAAATTAATCGGCGAATCCGTCGCGCAATTTGTCCGTGAGGAATTCTGGCTCCAGTCCGCGGGCGTCGTAAAAGTCAAGGGCAAGACCAAACCGGTCGGTGTTTTTATCCCGATTTGTGAAAAAGGCAAAGAACCACCCGATTTTAGACAGTCTTGGCTAGAGAAATATGAAAAGGCTTATGCCCTCTATATGGATAAACAATTTGTTCAGGCAAAAATCACATTTGAATCCTGTCTCGAAGAGGTACCTGATTCAGCCCTTTCAATGACCTACCTGGATGTGTGTGAGGTACTTATCAATGATCCACCCGATGATACTTGGAATGGAACCATCGAAATGAAGACGAAATAG